The following coding sequences are from one Gemmatimonadota bacterium window:
- a CDS encoding helix-turn-helix transcriptional regulator, giving the protein MHPHTPSATTDEILREAGERLKRYRLQQNRTVAEVASEAGVAIRTVERAESGANPTFETVVRILRALGRVDALDAFLPAPLVSPLQLASMAGRERQRAGRPRRRSSGPTSD; this is encoded by the coding sequence ATGCACCCACACACCCCATCCGCCACCACCGACGAGATCCTCCGCGAGGCCGGCGAGCGCCTCAAGCGCTACCGGCTCCAGCAGAATCGCACCGTCGCCGAAGTCGCGAGCGAGGCCGGCGTCGCCATCCGCACGGTCGAGCGCGCCGAATCAGGGGCGAACCCCACCTTCGAGACCGTCGTGAGGATCCTCCGTGCCCTGGGCCGCGTCGACGCGCTGGACGCCTTCCTCCCGGCACCACTCGTCTCGCCCCTGCAGCTCGCGTCGATGGCCGGCCGCGAGCGGCAACGCGCCGGCCGACCACGCCGCCGGAGCAGCGGACCCACCAGTGACTGA
- the atpF gene encoding F0F1 ATP synthase subunit B has product MIIPMLLLSTEGGEGLPGPFQPTPALAVWTVVVFAVVLFILAKKLFPVIVRATADREETIRLQLAEAKQMHAEAQAALEEQRQLLAGSRGEATAMLAEARQAAERERTLAVEKTRAEQDEMLARARREIEAEKGRAVAELRREAVDLAIAAAGKVVGQSLDSAADRKLVEEYLGSIGKSA; this is encoded by the coding sequence GTGATCATCCCGATGCTGCTCCTCAGCACGGAAGGTGGGGAGGGGCTTCCTGGCCCCTTCCAGCCGACCCCGGCGCTTGCGGTGTGGACGGTGGTGGTCTTCGCGGTGGTGTTGTTCATCCTCGCGAAGAAGCTCTTCCCGGTGATCGTCCGCGCGACGGCCGACCGCGAGGAGACCATCCGGCTGCAGCTCGCCGAGGCGAAGCAGATGCATGCCGAAGCCCAGGCGGCGCTCGAGGAACAGCGTCAACTGCTGGCGGGCTCGCGTGGCGAGGCGACGGCGATGCTGGCCGAAGCGCGTCAGGCGGCCGAGCGCGAGCGCACGCTTGCCGTCGAGAAGACCCGTGCCGAGCAGGATGAGATGCTGGCGCGTGCCCGTCGCGAGATCGAGGCGGAGAAGGGCCGTGCCGTCGCCGAGCTCCGTCGTGAGGCGGTGGATCTGGCGATTGCGGCCGCCGGCAAGGTCGTCGGGCAGTCGCTCGACAGCGCCGCCGATCGCAAGCTGGTCGAGGAATACCTCGGGTCGATCGGGAAGTCGGCGTGA
- a CDS encoding AAA family ATPase, with protein MTAPTAPDDLTQLRRLAEGVTALRTQVAERVVGQTEAVDGVLTAILGGGHALLVGVPGLAKTLLVSTVAEALNLSFNRVQFTPDLMPGDITGTELVEEDPATGKRHFRFVPGPIFAQVVLADEINRTPPKTQAALLQAMQERTVTVAGQTYPLPAPFFVLATQNPIEQEGTYPLPEAQLDRFMLELRLGYPSRSEEETIVAQTTGSRMPTVKPVFDGAELSAMQSLVRRIPVSQSLISAAVLLARMTRPNEAEAPPLVREYVEWGAGPRASQYLVLGAKARAAMDGRPQADLDDVKSVALAVLRHRVMTNFAAEAADRTSEDVVAELVSGGSWLPR; from the coding sequence ATGACCGCTCCGACCGCCCCAGACGACCTCACCCAGCTCCGGCGGCTCGCCGAGGGTGTCACTGCCCTCCGGACCCAGGTTGCCGAGCGGGTGGTCGGGCAAACCGAGGCAGTGGACGGGGTCCTGACCGCCATTCTGGGCGGGGGGCATGCCCTGCTGGTGGGTGTCCCGGGGCTGGCCAAGACGCTGCTGGTCTCGACCGTGGCCGAGGCGCTGAACCTCTCCTTCAACCGGGTGCAGTTCACCCCGGACCTGATGCCGGGCGACATCACCGGGACTGAGCTGGTCGAGGAGGATCCGGCGACTGGCAAGCGGCACTTCCGCTTCGTCCCGGGGCCGATCTTCGCCCAGGTGGTCCTGGCCGACGAGATCAACCGGACGCCGCCGAAGACCCAGGCCGCCCTGCTCCAGGCGATGCAGGAGCGGACGGTGACCGTCGCCGGGCAGACCTACCCGCTCCCCGCGCCGTTCTTTGTCCTGGCCACGCAGAATCCGATCGAGCAGGAGGGGACCTACCCCCTCCCCGAGGCGCAGCTCGACCGCTTCATGCTCGAGCTCCGGCTCGGCTATCCGTCGCGCAGCGAGGAGGAGACGATCGTGGCGCAGACCACCGGCTCACGGATGCCGACGGTCAAGCCGGTCTTCGACGGTGCCGAGCTCTCGGCGATGCAGTCGCTGGTGCGGCGGATTCCGGTGAGCCAGTCGCTGATTTCGGCTGCGGTGCTGCTGGCGCGGATGACGCGGCCGAACGAGGCCGAGGCGCCGCCGCTGGTGCGCGAGTATGTCGAGTGGGGTGCCGGGCCGCGTGCGTCGCAGTACCTGGTGCTCGGCGCCAAGGCGCGCGCCGCGATGGATGGCCGGCCGCAGGCGGACTTGGACGACGTGAAGAGCGTGGCGTTGGCGGTGCTCCGGCACCGGGTGATGACGAACTTCGCGGCCGAGGCAGCGGACCGGACCAGCGAGGATGTGGTGGCGGAGTTGGTGAGTGGGGGGAGTTGGTTGCCGAGGTAG
- a CDS encoding ATP synthase F0 subunit C — protein sequence MMMNLLMQTGEMSEAAAKLIGAGYGQLGAGIAIGLAILGAGLGLGRIGGQVAEGIARQPEAAGEIRGAGLLIAVLLEGATIIALVFALLFKVIK from the coding sequence ATGATGATGAACCTCCTGATGCAGACTGGTGAGATGTCGGAAGCGGCGGCGAAGTTGATCGGCGCGGGCTATGGTCAGCTCGGCGCCGGCATCGCGATCGGCCTCGCCATCCTCGGCGCGGGTCTCGGCCTCGGCCGGATCGGTGGCCAGGTGGCCGAAGGGATCGCGCGGCAGCCGGAAGCGGCGGGCGAGATCCGCGGCGCGGGCCTGCTGATCGCCGTCCTCCTCGAAGGCGCCACGATCATCGCGCTCGTCTTCGCCCTGCTCTTCAAGGTCATTAAGTGA
- a CDS encoding ATP synthase subunit I, whose translation MSLAAWLASGRAGATGAATAGLVATLLSLLAVRLVKRTGREPTVDQLMVYGIGVVLRMLGVLIIAVLVMRDPERFPVLPTALGYLGVILPLLYLETRLRS comes from the coding sequence GTGAGCTTGGCGGCGTGGCTGGCAAGTGGGAGGGCAGGGGCGACGGGTGCGGCCACGGCCGGCCTCGTGGCGACGCTGCTCTCGCTGCTGGCGGTCCGGTTGGTCAAGCGGACCGGGCGCGAGCCGACGGTGGACCAGTTGATGGTGTATGGCATCGGCGTGGTGCTGCGGATGCTCGGTGTGCTGATCATTGCGGTGCTGGTGATGCGCGACCCGGAACGCTTTCCGGTGCTGCCCACCGCCCTGGGATATCTGGGAGTGATCCTCCCGCTTCTGTATCTGGAGACACGGCTGCGATCATGA
- the atpB gene encoding F0F1 ATP synthase subunit A — MSGESEGFSIAEMMFHHTADAHELDFGGYIIHLPRWEPVHIGSMAIDLSPTRHVVFLVLAAIIVVALMWTTANGVEKARKAGVPPKGFAGMMEMVVLYVRNEIAIANIGEEEGRRWAPFIMTLFFLILVSNFLGLIPFGSSPTGNLAMTGALAFIVLLAIEIGGMFKLGFKGYMGTIFPHVEGLHGAGAVAMSIGMAPIEVLSKLVKPFALAVRLFGNMVAGHFVLLSLFGIVFMFSGLGLIGSGGIALITGAVVVGIMFLELIVALLQAYVFALLSAVFIGMMQHEH; from the coding sequence ATGAGTGGCGAGAGCGAAGGGTTCAGCATTGCCGAGATGATGTTCCACCACACGGCCGACGCCCATGAACTGGACTTCGGCGGGTACATCATTCATCTCCCGCGCTGGGAGCCGGTGCACATCGGCAGCATGGCCATCGACCTCTCGCCGACGCGCCACGTCGTCTTCCTCGTGCTGGCCGCGATCATCGTCGTGGCGCTGATGTGGACCACCGCCAACGGCGTCGAGAAGGCGCGCAAGGCCGGTGTCCCGCCGAAGGGCTTCGCCGGGATGATGGAGATGGTCGTCCTCTACGTGCGGAACGAGATCGCCATCGCCAACATCGGCGAAGAAGAGGGCCGCCGCTGGGCGCCCTTCATCATGACGCTCTTCTTCCTGATCCTCGTCTCGAACTTCCTTGGCCTGATTCCGTTCGGCTCCTCGCCGACCGGCAATCTCGCGATGACCGGCGCGCTGGCGTTCATCGTGCTGCTGGCCATCGAGATCGGCGGGATGTTCAAGCTCGGCTTCAAGGGCTACATGGGCACGATCTTCCCGCACGTCGAGGGGCTCCACGGCGCCGGCGCCGTCGCGATGTCGATCGGCATGGCGCCGATCGAAGTCCTCTCGAAGCTGGTCAAGCCCTTTGCGCTCGCCGTCCGACTCTTCGGCAACATGGTCGCCGGCCACTTCGTCCTGCTCTCGCTCTTCGGCATCGTCTTCATGTTCAGCGGCCTCGGCCTGATCGGCAGCGGCGGCATCGCGCTGATCACTGGCGCGGTGGTCGTCGGCATCATGTTCCTCGAGCTGATCGTGGCGCTGCTGCAGGCGTATGTCTTTGCGCTGTTGAGCGCGGTGTTTATCGGGATGATGCAGCACGAGCACTAG
- a CDS encoding AtpZ/AtpI family protein → MKPRDSGNRAMGEGWVYVSHGITFAVVVTLSALGGVWLDRRLGTMPLATLVGTIGGTAWVGVWLFAKLRGGKGPKEPPAG, encoded by the coding sequence GTGAAACCCCGTGATTCGGGCAATCGAGCCATGGGAGAGGGGTGGGTCTACGTCTCCCACGGGATCACCTTCGCGGTGGTCGTGACCCTCTCCGCGTTGGGCGGCGTCTGGCTCGATCGACGCCTCGGCACGATGCCGCTTGCGACCCTCGTCGGCACCATCGGCGGGACGGCCTGGGTCGGGGTCTGGCTCTTCGCCAAGTTGCGCGGCGGGAAGGGGCCCAAGGAGCCACCCGCTGGGTAG
- the atpH gene encoding ATP synthase F1 subunit delta, whose amino-acid sequence MREVTIARNYAETLLSLAKHAGAPEAWGTLMDEATAALGTPSIEAVMMSPRVTKEKKVEIIRLALQGAPSPFILFLAAVVKRGRQMLLPQIADEYRTLVDVQLNRVRAGVTLARDVDALTRQVLVERLKTAIGKDVIAGFAVDPSLLGGVVVKIGDRVYDGSVRKRLAMLRNKLISR is encoded by the coding sequence GTGAGGGAAGTCACCATCGCCCGCAACTACGCCGAGACGCTGCTGTCGCTGGCGAAGCACGCGGGGGCTCCGGAGGCGTGGGGCACCCTGATGGACGAGGCGACCGCGGCACTGGGTACCCCGTCGATCGAGGCGGTGATGATGTCGCCGCGCGTCACCAAGGAGAAGAAGGTCGAGATCATCCGACTGGCCCTCCAGGGCGCCCCGTCGCCGTTCATCCTCTTCCTCGCCGCGGTGGTCAAGCGCGGCCGGCAGATGCTGTTGCCCCAGATCGCCGACGAGTACCGGACGCTGGTGGACGTGCAACTCAATCGCGTGCGGGCCGGGGTCACCCTGGCGCGCGACGTCGATGCCCTCACCCGGCAGGTGCTGGTGGAGCGGCTGAAGACGGCGATCGGCAAGGACGTGATTGCAGGCTTCGCGGTCGACCCGTCGCTGCTCGGTGGCGTGGTCGTGAAGATCGGCGATCGTGTCTACGACGGCTCGGTGCGGAAGCGCCTCGCGATGCTGCGCAACAAGCTCATCAGCCGCTGA